The Sulfurimonas sp. genome window below encodes:
- the rpsD gene encoding 30S ribosomal protein S4, with translation MARYRGPVEKIERRFGVSLNLKGERRLAGKSAIDKRPYGPGQHGQRRKKVSEYGLQLNEKQKAKFMYGVSEKQFRALFVEAKRREGNTGTNLVTLIEQRLDNVVYRMGFASTRRFARQLVTHGHLLVDGKKVDIPSYRVKPGQKIEVRESSKKNVQVVRALELTNQTGLAPWVDIDAEKVFGIFTRLPEREEVVIPVEERLIVELYSK, from the coding sequence ATGGCAAGATATAGAGGTCCAGTAGAAAAAATCGAAAGAAGATTTGGTGTAAGCCTTAACCTAAAAGGTGAGCGTCGTTTAGCAGGAAAATCTGCAATTGACAAGCGTCCATATGGTCCAGGTCAACATGGTCAACGTCGTAAAAAAGTTTCTGAGTATGGTTTACAACTCAATGAAAAGCAAAAAGCGAAATTCATGTATGGTGTTTCTGAGAAACAATTCCGTGCATTATTCGTAGAAGCAAAACGTCGTGAAGGAAATACAGGTACGAACCTTGTTACTCTTATCGAGCAAAGACTTGATAACGTAGTATATCGTATGGGATTTGCTTCAACACGTCGTTTCGCACGCCAATTAGTGACACATGGTCACTTACTTGTTGATGGTAAAAAAGTGGATATCCCTTCTTACCGTGTAAAACCAGGTCAAAAAATTGAAGTTCGTGAATCAAGCAAGAAAAACGTACAAGTTGTTCGCGCTTTGGAACTTACAAACCAAACTGGTTTAGCTCCATGGGTTGATATCGATGCTGAGAAGGTATTTGGTATTTTTACTCGTTTACCAGAACGTGAAGAGGTTGTTATTCCAGTTGAAGAACGTTTAATCGTTGAACTTTACTCGAAATAA
- the rpsK gene encoding 30S ribosomal protein S11, whose product MAKRKAVRKKVVKKNIARGICHIAASFNNTLVTITDEMGNMIAWSSAGSLGFKGSKKSTPFAAQAAVEAAVEKAQVHGIKELGIKVQGPGSGRETAVKSVGAIEGIRVTFMKDVTPLPHNGCRAPKRRRV is encoded by the coding sequence ATGGCAAAAAGAAAAGCTGTTAGAAAAAAAGTAGTAAAGAAAAATATTGCTCGTGGTATCTGTCATATCGCAGCATCGTTTAATAACACTTTAGTGACTATCACAGATGAGATGGGTAACATGATTGCTTGGAGTTCTGCTGGTTCTTTAGGATTCAAAGGTTCTAAAAAATCTACTCCGTTCGCTGCTCAAGCTGCTGTTGAAGCTGCTGTTGAAAAAGCACAAGTACATGGTATCAAAGAGCTTGGAATTAAAGTACAAGGTCCAGGTAGTGGTCGTGAGACTGCAGTAAAATCAGTTGGTGCAATTGAGGGAATTCGTGTTACATTTATGAAAGACGTTACTCCATTACCACACAACGGTTGTCGCGCACCTAAGCGTCGTAGAGTTTAA